The proteins below are encoded in one region of Malaclemys terrapin pileata isolate rMalTer1 chromosome 8, rMalTer1.hap1, whole genome shotgun sequence:
- the PDC gene encoding phosducin — protein sequence MEEQKSASLEQDFEGQATHTGPKGVINDWRKFKLESEDRDSLPLSKKEILRQMSSPHRSLSKDDKDTRERFSRKMSMQEYELIHEEQEDESCLRKYRKRCMQDMHQRLSFGPRYGYLYELQNGEQFLEVIEKERKTVMVIVHIYEDGIKGCEALNNSLTCLAAEYSTMRFCKIKASNTGAGDRFSTDVLPTLLVYKGGELLSNFISVTEHFSEEFFAVDVESFLHEYGLLPEKEIPALGNGNTDDQDIE from the exons ATGGAAGAGCAAAAAAGTGCCAGTTTGGAACAAGATTTTGAAGGGCAGGCTACACATACAG GGCCCAAAGGCGTGATCAATGACTGGAGAAAGTTTAAATTAGAAAGTGAAGACAGAGATTCCCTTCCTTTGAGCAAGAAAGAGATCCTCAGACAAATGTCTTCACCACACAGATCTCTCAGTAAAGATGATAAAGACACCAGAGAGAGATTCAGTCGTAAG ATGAGTATGCAGGAGTATGAGCTCATCCATGAGGAGCAAGAGGACGAAAGCTGCCTACGAAAATACCGCAAACGCTGCATGCAGGATATGCATCAGAGGCTGAGCTTTGGGCCCAGATATGGCTATCTTTATGAGCTGCAGAATGGAGAACAGTTCTTGGAAGTCATTGAGAAAGAGCGAAAAACCGTCATGGTCATTGTTCACATTTACGAAGATGGCATCAAGGGCTGTGAGGCGCTAAACAATAGCTTAACTTGCCTTGCTGCAGAATACTCCACAATGAGATTTTGTAAGATAAAGGCATCTAACACAGGTGCTGGAGACCGCTTTTCAACTGATGTGCTCCCAACGCTGCTTGTCTACAAGGGTGGGGAGCTTTTGAGCAATTTTATTAGTGTTACTGAACACTTCAGTGAGGAATTTTTTGCTGTGGATGTGGAATCTTTCCTACATGAGTATGGGCTGCTACCCGAAAAGGAGATTCCAGCACTTGGAAATGGAAATACAGATGATCAAGATATTGAATAA